A single region of the Thermotoga profunda AZM34c06 genome encodes:
- the purM gene encoding phosphoribosylformylglycinamidine cyclo-ligase, producing the protein MSITYKDSGVDIDAADAAVKMIRKYVQSTYTKGVLGDIGSFGGFFQIDNSHKNPVLVAGTDGVGTKLKIAFMMDKHDTVGIDCVAMCVNDVLVHGAVPLFFLDYIAVGKLIPEKVAQIVKGICDGCIQARCALIGGETAQMPDMYKEDEYDLAGFAVGIVEKERLLDGSKVKEGDVVIGLASSGLHSNGFSLVRKLLLKDMKLNTYIDDLKKTLGEELLIPTKIYVKPILEILDENVHAMAHITGGGIVENLPRVIPEGLEARLDKKSWEVPVIFHLIQSMGKMEEKEMFRTFNMGIGFILVVEKDSADTIIKKLQIQGQNAWIIGQIFKGERGVMV; encoded by the coding sequence ATGTCTATCACATACAAAGACAGTGGAGTCGACATAGATGCTGCAGACGCTGCCGTAAAAATGATCAGAAAATATGTTCAATCGACCTATACAAAAGGCGTTCTTGGAGATATAGGAAGTTTTGGTGGTTTTTTTCAAATAGACAATTCACACAAAAATCCTGTATTAGTCGCAGGAACCGATGGAGTTGGCACAAAACTAAAGATAGCTTTTATGATGGATAAGCACGATACAGTTGGAATTGATTGTGTTGCAATGTGTGTGAACGACGTATTAGTCCACGGTGCGGTACCACTTTTCTTTCTTGATTATATCGCCGTTGGAAAGCTCATTCCCGAAAAAGTTGCTCAGATAGTTAAAGGTATTTGCGATGGTTGCATTCAAGCCAGATGTGCCCTAATAGGTGGCGAAACGGCACAGATGCCAGATATGTACAAAGAAGATGAGTATGACCTCGCAGGCTTTGCGGTTGGTATAGTCGAAAAAGAAAGATTATTGGATGGCTCAAAGGTCAAAGAAGGTGATGTTGTTATTGGTCTTGCTTCAAGTGGTCTTCACAGCAATGGATTCTCCCTGGTTAGAAAATTACTTCTGAAAGATATGAAACTAAATACATACATAGATGATCTTAAAAAAACCCTCGGTGAAGAGTTATTGATTCCGACGAAGATTTATGTCAAACCAATTCTCGAGATACTCGATGAAAATGTTCATGCAATGGCTCATATAACCGGTGGAGGGATCGTGGAGAACCTTCCAAGAGTCATACCAGAGGGCCTTGAAGCGAGATTGGATAAAAAATCATGGGAAGTGCCTGTGATCTTTCATCTAATTCAAAGTATGGGAAAAATGGAAGAGAAAGAAATGTTTAGGACCTTCAACATGGGAATAGGCTTTATTTTAGTTGTCGAGAAAGATAGCGCAGATACTATTATCAAAAAATTACAAATTCAAGGGCAAAATGCATGGATTATTGGTCAGATCTTTAAAGGTGAAAGAGGTGTAATGGTTTGA
- the purF gene encoding amidophosphoribosyltransferase — translation MPLKEACGLLGVFSSQYDESIAKTVYYGLFALQHRGQESAGIAVSDQNSIRYHKGLGLVSEVFNEEDLDLLGGKMAIGHVRYSTTGSNSLSNAQPLVVKYHSGELAVAHNGNIVNAYELRNELEQNGIMFHTTTDSEVVAALIAKSRKSLIDAIFECVEKVHGAYSLLIMSKDKLIAVRDSHGFRPLCIGSYNGSYVIASESAAFDTIGATFIRDVEPGEIVVFDEDGLKSFKKKSSKKSLCVFEFVYFARPDSTIDQVSVYQTRWEAGTILAREHPVDADLVVAVPDSGNVAAIGFSDASHIPMGMGLIKNRYIGRTFIQPSQRMRSLGVRLKLSPLRDLIKGKRIVLVDDSIVRGTTMGQIVRMLKDCGAREVHVRISSPPITHSCYFGIDTSTRKELIASDNNLEMIKEFIGADSLGYLSIEGLVKATGLSKQNLCLACFTGEYPIEIPREGRKYLFEKR, via the coding sequence ATGCCATTGAAAGAAGCCTGTGGTTTACTGGGTGTTTTTTCTTCGCAATATGATGAATCAATAGCAAAGACTGTGTATTATGGACTTTTTGCTCTGCAGCACAGAGGACAAGAAAGCGCCGGCATAGCGGTGAGTGATCAGAATTCGATTAGATACCACAAAGGTCTGGGTTTGGTGTCTGAAGTTTTTAACGAAGAAGACCTCGATCTACTCGGTGGAAAGATGGCTATTGGGCATGTCAGATATTCAACAACGGGAAGTAATTCTTTGAGCAATGCACAACCACTGGTTGTGAAATATCACTCAGGTGAATTGGCTGTGGCTCACAATGGAAACATCGTCAATGCGTACGAATTGAGAAATGAACTTGAACAAAACGGCATAATGTTTCATACAACCACAGACAGTGAAGTAGTTGCAGCTTTGATTGCAAAATCACGTAAATCATTGATCGACGCAATATTTGAATGTGTTGAAAAAGTGCACGGTGCTTATTCGCTTTTGATAATGTCCAAAGACAAACTCATTGCAGTTAGAGATTCTCATGGTTTTCGCCCGTTGTGCATTGGTTCTTATAACGGTTCTTATGTAATAGCATCGGAAAGTGCCGCATTTGATACCATAGGTGCTACATTCATTAGAGATGTTGAACCTGGAGAAATCGTTGTATTTGATGAGGATGGCCTTAAATCTTTCAAGAAAAAAAGCTCAAAGAAATCGCTATGTGTCTTTGAATTTGTCTATTTTGCAAGACCAGATAGCACGATAGACCAAGTGAGTGTATATCAAACAAGATGGGAAGCAGGCACAATATTGGCAAGAGAGCATCCTGTTGATGCAGACCTTGTTGTTGCTGTACCTGATTCAGGAAATGTTGCGGCTATAGGATTTTCAGACGCATCTCATATACCAATGGGCATGGGATTGATCAAGAATCGTTATATAGGAAGAACCTTCATTCAACCATCTCAAAGAATGAGAAGTCTTGGTGTGAGATTGAAACTCAGCCCACTTAGAGACTTAATCAAAGGTAAACGGATTGTTTTGGTAGATGATTCGATTGTTCGTGGAACGACCATGGGACAGATCGTTAGAATGTTGAAAGATTGCGGTGCAAGAGAAGTACATGTGAGGATAAGTTCTCCTCCAATAACTCACAGTTGCTATTTTGGAATAGACACTTCAACAAGAAAAGAATTGATCGCGTCAGATAACAATCTTGAGATGATCAAAGAGTTTATCGGCGCAGATAGTCTTGGTTATCTGAGTATTGAGGGTTTAGTCAAAGCAACTGGCCTAAGTAAACAAAATCTATGTTTAGCCTGCTTTACAGGCGAATACCCCATTGAAATACCAAGAGAAGGTAGAAAGTATCTTTTTGAAAAAAGATGA
- the purL gene encoding phosphoribosylformylglycinamidine synthase subunit PurL, with protein sequence MHSYKELGLSEKEYKKIVEILQREPNEIELGMFSVMWSEHCSYKHTKKLLKEFPTKGKRVIQGPGENAGVVDIGDDLVVVFKMESHNHPSAVEPFQGAATGIGGIVRDIFAMGARPIALLDSLRFGDLKDPKTKYLFSGVISGIAHYGNCIGVPTVAGEIYFNDCYDDNPLVNVMCVGIARKKEIKLSKATESSSLVMLVGSSTGRDGIHGASFASENLTEQSEKKRPSVQIGDPFTEKLLIEACLEASKLDCVLAIQDLGAAGLTSACSEVASKGNKGIEIELSLVPQREEGMTPYEIVLSESQERMLLIIKPGSEKIVKEIFEKWDLHAQIIGKITDDGLFTVKMKDQVVAQIPVKALTDKVPIVDLEAIPWTDSCQTNFPQLDNLQEIFFELLRSENICSRRFVYERYDHRVGTNTVVLPGSDAAVLRIKDLNKAIAVTTDCNSFYCYLDPYEGTKIAVCEAARNLVVTGAEPVGITDCLNFANPDDPKIAYQLQRAIQGIADAAKYLEIPVVSGNVSLYNESPQRKIYPTPVIGMVGLIEDLSSLCTAGFKNPGDVVILLGNNRSEEFACEYTRFIFKVESGKPPCVDLEMEKRLQKTCLRLIREKIVNSAHDLSEGGLAISLAESCILGNLGVSCELKTNKRPDFVLFGEDQSRILISVSKEKISSFWEIVQQEDLPATVIGEVIKQDFIIKINDNRVIDTTVNEIQSIYDHSLEKLVNQ encoded by the coding sequence ATGCACTCATATAAAGAACTCGGACTGAGCGAGAAAGAATACAAAAAGATCGTTGAAATATTACAAAGAGAACCAAATGAAATTGAGCTTGGAATGTTTTCAGTCATGTGGTCTGAACATTGCAGTTACAAACACACGAAAAAACTTCTCAAGGAATTCCCAACAAAGGGCAAAAGAGTTATCCAAGGACCTGGAGAAAACGCAGGTGTAGTTGATATAGGTGATGATCTGGTTGTTGTCTTTAAAATGGAGAGTCACAACCACCCATCGGCTGTGGAACCATTCCAAGGCGCTGCGACCGGAATTGGTGGTATCGTGAGAGACATCTTTGCAATGGGCGCACGACCGATAGCTTTACTCGATTCTCTCAGGTTTGGCGATCTCAAGGATCCAAAGACAAAATACCTATTCTCGGGTGTGATTTCAGGTATAGCACATTATGGAAATTGTATAGGAGTTCCCACAGTTGCTGGTGAGATATATTTCAATGATTGTTACGATGACAATCCTTTGGTTAATGTGATGTGCGTTGGTATAGCCAGAAAAAAAGAAATAAAACTTTCAAAAGCGACTGAGTCGAGTAGTCTCGTGATGCTCGTTGGTAGTTCTACAGGAAGAGATGGTATACACGGCGCGAGTTTTGCCTCAGAAAACCTCACCGAACAATCTGAAAAGAAAAGACCATCTGTTCAAATAGGAGATCCTTTCACAGAAAAACTACTCATTGAGGCATGCCTCGAGGCAAGCAAACTCGATTGTGTATTGGCGATTCAAGATCTTGGTGCTGCGGGTTTGACATCTGCATGCTCAGAAGTTGCTTCAAAAGGAAACAAAGGTATAGAAATAGAACTTTCACTCGTGCCACAAAGAGAAGAGGGAATGACTCCTTACGAAATTGTTCTTTCAGAATCCCAAGAGAGAATGCTTCTCATTATCAAACCGGGATCTGAGAAAATAGTCAAGGAGATCTTTGAAAAGTGGGACCTCCATGCACAGATCATAGGAAAGATAACAGATGATGGTCTTTTCACTGTGAAAATGAAGGACCAGGTTGTCGCTCAGATACCAGTGAAAGCTCTCACCGATAAGGTACCGATCGTTGATCTCGAAGCAATTCCATGGACAGATTCTTGCCAGACAAATTTTCCACAATTAGATAATCTGCAAGAGATCTTCTTTGAACTCCTTAGAAGCGAGAATATCTGCAGTAGGAGATTTGTCTATGAAAGGTATGATCACAGAGTTGGGACAAACACGGTTGTATTACCTGGTTCAGATGCAGCAGTTTTGAGAATAAAAGATTTGAACAAAGCAATCGCGGTAACAACAGACTGTAATAGTTTTTATTGCTATTTAGATCCATACGAAGGTACAAAGATCGCGGTTTGTGAAGCCGCAAGAAATTTAGTCGTAACCGGCGCAGAACCAGTTGGTATAACGGATTGCTTGAATTTTGCAAATCCAGACGATCCAAAGATAGCTTATCAACTTCAAAGAGCCATACAGGGTATAGCTGATGCCGCTAAATATCTGGAGATACCAGTTGTGAGTGGAAATGTGAGCCTTTACAATGAAAGTCCTCAAAGAAAGATATATCCAACTCCAGTGATTGGTATGGTTGGTTTGATAGAGGATCTTTCATCTTTGTGTACGGCAGGTTTTAAAAATCCAGGAGATGTTGTGATACTATTGGGAAACAACCGTAGCGAAGAGTTCGCCTGTGAATACACGAGATTCATCTTCAAAGTCGAATCAGGTAAACCACCATGTGTCGATCTTGAGATGGAAAAAAGACTCCAAAAGACTTGTTTAAGATTGATACGAGAAAAGATCGTAAATTCAGCGCACGATCTTTCAGAAGGCGGTTTAGCAATTTCCCTTGCAGAATCGTGCATTCTGGGAAATCTTGGAGTGTCGTGTGAACTGAAAACCAATAAGAGACCAGATTTTGTACTTTTCGGCGAGGATCAGTCGAGAATTTTAATCAGTGTTTCAAAGGAAAAAATCTCGTCTTTCTGGGAAATTGTTCAACAAGAAGACCTTCCAGCAACTGTAATTGGAGAAGTAATAAAACAAGATTTCATCATCAAAATCAATGACAATCGAGTTATAGACACGACTGTAAATGAGATACAAAGTATATACGATCATTCACTCGAAAAGCTGGTGAATCAATAA
- the purQ gene encoding phosphoribosylformylglycinamidine synthase subunit PurQ, whose translation MRSAVIVFPGSNCDSDAYYVLKYVLGFDCQYVFHKENFAPNEFDLIVLPGGFSYGDYLRAGAIARFSPVMKSVVDSAQNGTLVLGICNGFQILTEAGLLPGVLMKNKDLRFHCHDVYLRVENNSTPFTLMYSMGEIVKMSIAHGEGNYFIQNPKKVESQVVLRYCDRSGKIDERSNPNGSVSNIAGIINQNNNVFGLMPHPERCTEDILGSIDGKKIFESIALYIERRKSHALI comes from the coding sequence ATGAGATCGGCAGTCATAGTCTTTCCTGGGTCAAATTGCGACTCAGATGCTTACTATGTCTTGAAGTACGTCCTTGGCTTTGACTGCCAATATGTTTTTCACAAGGAGAATTTTGCACCAAATGAGTTCGACTTGATAGTCTTACCAGGTGGGTTTTCTTATGGAGATTACCTGAGAGCTGGTGCAATAGCAAGATTTTCACCAGTTATGAAAAGTGTCGTTGATTCGGCGCAAAATGGCACTTTGGTACTCGGTATCTGTAATGGTTTTCAGATACTGACCGAGGCAGGCCTTCTTCCCGGTGTGCTGATGAAAAACAAAGATCTGAGATTTCACTGTCATGATGTGTATTTGCGTGTTGAGAATAATTCCACACCTTTCACGCTCATGTATTCTATGGGAGAAATTGTAAAGATGAGCATTGCACATGGTGAGGGAAATTATTTTATTCAAAATCCAAAGAAAGTAGAATCTCAAGTTGTTCTGCGATATTGTGACAGGAGCGGAAAGATCGATGAAAGATCCAACCCAAATGGATCTGTTTCAAACATAGCGGGTATTATCAATCAAAATAACAACGTGTTCGGTTTAATGCCCCACCCAGAAAGATGTACCGAAGATATCCTTGGTTCAATAGACGGGAAAAAGATCTTTGAATCAATCGCTTTGTACATAGAACGGAGGAAATCTCATGCACTCATATAA
- the purS gene encoding phosphoribosylformylglycinamidine synthase subunit PurS gives MYRAKIEIMFKDGVLDPQGNAVKQALHHLGFENVKDVRMGKIIEIDIDVKNQTKLKSEIEQMCEKLLANPVIEKYLILSVEEIR, from the coding sequence GTGTATAGAGCAAAGATCGAAATCATGTTTAAAGATGGTGTACTCGATCCCCAAGGTAATGCCGTTAAACAGGCATTGCATCATCTTGGATTTGAAAATGTTAAAGATGTGAGGATGGGTAAAATAATCGAAATCGATATCGATGTGAAAAATCAGACAAAGTTGAAATCTGAGATTGAACAAATGTGTGAAAAGCTACTTGCCAATCCAGTTATAGAAAAATATCTAATTTTGTCTGTGGAGGAGATAAGATGA
- the purC gene encoding phosphoribosylaminoimidazolesuccinocarboxamide synthase, producing MEKKQMIYEGKAKRVYQTSDPNLLIIEYKDDATAFDGKKKGTIPNKGILNNKISAIFFELLEKNGIQTHFIKLLNDREMLVKAVKIIPIEVIVRNIVAGSLSKRLGLAEGTTLKKTVLELCYKSDELGDPMINHYHVLALNLASEEEIGRIEQTALKVNEILKNFLESRNIVLVDFKLEFGRMDGQILLADEISPDTCRFWDSSTKEKLDKDRFRRDLGKIEEAYWEIYKRVSS from the coding sequence ATGGAAAAAAAGCAGATGATTTACGAAGGAAAAGCAAAAAGGGTATATCAAACAAGTGACCCAAATCTTTTGATAATCGAATACAAAGACGATGCAACGGCTTTTGATGGTAAGAAAAAAGGAACGATCCCAAACAAAGGTATCTTGAACAACAAAATCTCAGCGATCTTTTTCGAATTACTCGAGAAGAATGGCATTCAAACCCATTTCATCAAACTACTGAACGATAGAGAAATGCTCGTCAAAGCAGTGAAGATAATACCCATAGAGGTCATTGTGAGAAATATCGTTGCCGGAAGCCTTTCAAAAAGATTGGGTTTAGCCGAAGGAACTACTCTCAAAAAAACCGTTCTCGAACTTTGCTACAAGAGCGATGAATTAGGAGACCCGATGATAAATCACTATCATGTACTCGCATTGAATTTGGCGTCAGAGGAAGAGATTGGAAGGATCGAGCAAACAGCGCTAAAGGTTAATGAAATCCTGAAGAACTTTTTAGAAAGCAGGAACATAGTCCTGGTTGATTTCAAGCTCGAATTTGGAAGAATGGATGGACAAATATTGCTTGCCGACGAAATTTCACCGGATACCTGTAGGTTCTGGGATAGCTCAACAAAGGAGAAACTTGACAAAGATAGATTCAGAAGAGACCTTGGCAAAATCGAGGAAGCTTATTGGGAAATATACAAAAGGGTAAGCAGTTAG
- the purE gene encoding 5-(carboxyamino)imidazole ribonucleotide mutase: MKIAIVVGSDSDLKYAQEASEVLKSFDIPHEIFILSAHRTPYETIDLAKNAEKEYSVIIAMAGKAAHLPGIIASVTTLPVIGVPISASLNGLDSLLSICQMPTGVPVATMTIDGAKNAALFAIEILSLNNQNLREKLAKYKDDLRKAVLDKNKKLREG, translated from the coding sequence ATGAAAATTGCCATTGTCGTGGGAAGCGATAGCGATTTAAAGTACGCTCAAGAAGCGTCTGAGGTGCTCAAATCTTTTGACATTCCACACGAGATTTTCATCCTCTCTGCCCATCGGACACCATATGAAACGATCGATCTTGCAAAAAACGCAGAAAAAGAATATTCGGTGATCATTGCCATGGCTGGTAAGGCTGCACATCTACCAGGAATCATAGCATCTGTGACCACATTACCAGTGATCGGTGTACCAATTTCTGCTTCTTTAAACGGACTTGACTCACTTTTGTCAATCTGCCAGATGCCAACTGGTGTACCTGTTGCAACGATGACCATAGATGGAGCCAAGAATGCCGCATTATTTGCAATAGAGATTTTGTCTTTGAACAATCAAAATCTCAGGGAAAAACTCGCAAAGTACAAAGATGATCTCAGAAAAGCCGTATTGGATAAAAACAAAAAACTAAGGGAAGGGTGA
- a CDS encoding family 1 encapsulin nanocompartment shell protein, with protein MANKYLMQEDAPLSPELWQLFNNTMVEIAKSYLTGRKILPTKGPFGIGLKQISLADIEIEPGVFSSKTLPLTYIHKTFLISKRDLAAYEKEGITIDLSSLIEATKECAKIEDKLIFEGISSKGLLNSDGVLSVELKSWKNVGQAVNNVIEAVTRLDEAGFHGPYLLALSPERYNLLFRRYESGNQTELEHMKAFVKNVYKAPILKDCGVLIHESDVFASIIIGQDMSIGFIGPVGEKLEFSISESLTLFLNTPSSVCILSTK; from the coding sequence ATGGCGAATAAATATTTAATGCAAGAAGATGCACCACTATCACCGGAGCTTTGGCAACTCTTCAATAACACAATGGTCGAGATCGCAAAAAGTTATCTCACAGGAAGAAAGATTCTTCCAACAAAAGGACCTTTTGGCATTGGTTTGAAACAGATATCTTTGGCAGATATCGAGATCGAACCGGGAGTTTTTTCATCTAAGACACTCCCGTTGACTTATATACACAAGACCTTTCTGATCTCAAAAAGAGACCTTGCAGCTTATGAAAAAGAAGGAATTACGATCGATCTTTCTTCACTAATCGAAGCTACAAAAGAATGCGCAAAAATCGAAGATAAATTGATCTTTGAAGGAATATCTTCTAAGGGTTTACTCAATTCAGACGGTGTACTCAGCGTTGAATTGAAGTCCTGGAAAAACGTCGGGCAAGCAGTTAATAATGTGATCGAAGCAGTCACCCGCCTTGATGAAGCGGGTTTCCATGGTCCTTATCTATTGGCTCTATCACCTGAAAGATATAACTTGCTCTTCAGGAGATACGAAAGTGGAAATCAAACTGAACTCGAGCACATGAAAGCTTTTGTAAAAAATGTCTATAAAGCTCCCATTTTGAAAGACTGCGGTGTTCTCATACATGAATCAGATGTATTCGCTTCGATAATAATCGGTCAAGACATGTCAATAGGTTTCATAGGACCTGTTGGAGAGAAACTTGAATTTTCAATTTCTGAAAGTCTCACATTATTTTTGAATACACCCTCCTCTGTGTGCATATTGAGTACAAAATAA
- a CDS encoding ferritin family protein: MPEFVNPFSGKVPERKLTLTELIRAIRLNIAAEHEAVHQYLSHADATDHPLAKKVLTEIANEERVHIGEFTKLLEILTKDEAQFMAQGAKEVEDIIKEIGDEEPTVGSLKDGE; the protein is encoded by the coding sequence ATGCCAGAATTTGTTAATCCATTCAGTGGCAAAGTCCCCGAGAGAAAGTTGACTCTTACAGAATTAATCAGGGCTATTAGACTTAACATTGCCGCGGAACACGAGGCCGTTCATCAATATTTATCTCATGCCGATGCAACAGATCATCCATTGGCAAAAAAGGTACTCACCGAGATCGCAAATGAAGAAAGAGTTCACATCGGAGAATTCACAAAGCTTTTGGAAATACTCACGAAAGACGAAGCGCAATTCATGGCGCAAGGAGCTAAGGAAGTTGAAGATATCATCAAAGAGATAGGCGATGAAGAACCGACAGTTGGTTCTCTCAAGGATGGTGAGTGA
- a CDS encoding 5-deoxy-glucuronate isomerase: protein MNHTIIGKPFIETGYKQIVSTEIFDNLTFGLLLLKQSQDFMYKEEEKESVFILIKGQVIFKVNGKEYTTNLRRDVFVDSPSALYVPKNLDLLIKAVTDSEIAVAKAFCIDSGSEYFIPAEKVKNKYVGESNWKRLVRDVVDSSVPAQRLIVGETINLPGCWSSWPPHKHDIDDFPNELKADELYHFRIEPTYSFALQRIYNKNIDESYVIRDGDTVITKTGYHPVVAAPGTLVYYIWVVSNEKRKFLPSTDPLFTWHKNVEFILKEK from the coding sequence GTGAATCATACGATAATCGGAAAACCTTTCATCGAAACAGGATACAAGCAAATTGTCTCAACAGAAATCTTTGATAACCTAACCTTCGGCCTGTTGTTATTGAAGCAATCGCAGGATTTTATGTACAAGGAAGAAGAAAAAGAGAGTGTTTTTATATTGATAAAAGGACAGGTGATCTTCAAGGTCAACGGCAAAGAATACACAACCAATCTCAGAAGAGATGTCTTTGTCGACAGTCCAAGCGCTCTCTATGTACCCAAAAACCTTGATTTACTCATAAAGGCTGTAACCGATTCGGAAATAGCTGTAGCAAAGGCATTTTGTATAGATTCTGGAAGTGAATACTTTATACCTGCTGAAAAAGTCAAGAATAAATACGTTGGTGAATCAAACTGGAAAAGGTTAGTGAGAGATGTCGTTGATAGCTCAGTTCCCGCTCAAAGGTTAATAGTGGGTGAGACGATTAATCTTCCTGGATGTTGGTCAAGTTGGCCACCTCATAAACACGATATAGACGATTTTCCAAATGAACTAAAAGCCGATGAGCTATATCATTTTAGAATAGAACCAACCTACAGCTTTGCTTTACAAAGGATTTATAATAAAAATATCGATGAATCATATGTAATAAGAGATGGTGACACAGTTATAACCAAGACAGGTTACCATCCAGTAGTAGCTGCCCCGGGAACATTAGTGTATTACATCTGGGTGGTGAGCAACGAAAAAAGAAAATTTCTTCCTTCCACTGACCCACTTTTCACTTGGCATAAAAATGTTGAATTCATACTAAAAGAAAAATAG
- a CDS encoding TRAP transporter large permease, translating to MKNTLRLITGGIAIFLVGLILVFFLKLPIVSHISRDNSAITILFASFALMLFLGTPIAFCLSISSLLTIIYLKLPAMVVFQRMSAGINAFSLIAIPFFILAGQIMADGGIARKIVEFSNILIGRVRGGLAMVNILASMFFGGVSGSSVADTSSIGAFLIPMMVDQGYDRDFSVAVTITSSTQGIIIPPSHNMIIYSLAAGGVSVGALFMAGYIPGIMVGISQMIVAYFISKKRNYPKAGKVGFKEALIITRDSILGLFVALIIIFGIAFGVFTATEASVIAAVYALIITTFVYKTMNLKKILETFKNTTIIVAMVMFVIASSSAFGYLLAYLKIPALVAGGLLSVTTNKYLLMLMINLILLFLGMIMDMAPLILITTPIFLPIVISLGWSPIQFGIIMMINLGIGLCTPPVGTTLFVGCAIGKCSIEKVTRASVPFYIAMIIVLLLVTYVPWFTMFLGSRFLR from the coding sequence ATGAAAAATACTTTGAGATTGATCACAGGTGGGATAGCTATATTCTTGGTTGGTTTGATTTTAGTGTTTTTCCTCAAATTACCGATTGTCTCTCATATCTCACGAGACAATTCAGCAATTACAATCTTATTTGCCTCTTTTGCATTGATGTTATTTTTGGGCACGCCAATAGCATTTTGTTTGAGTATTTCGTCGCTTTTGACAATAATTTATCTCAAATTGCCTGCAATGGTTGTGTTTCAAAGAATGAGTGCCGGAATAAATGCCTTTTCTCTGATCGCAATTCCCTTTTTTATTTTGGCAGGACAGATAATGGCTGACGGTGGGATAGCAAGAAAAATTGTGGAATTTTCGAATATATTGATTGGTCGTGTTCGTGGCGGACTTGCCATGGTAAACATTCTTGCGAGTATGTTTTTTGGTGGAGTGAGTGGTTCTTCTGTTGCTGATACTTCTTCAATTGGTGCATTTTTGATACCAATGATGGTTGATCAAGGATATGACAGAGACTTTTCTGTTGCTGTGACGATTACATCTTCAACGCAAGGTATCATCATACCTCCGAGTCATAACATGATCATTTACTCACTTGCCGCCGGTGGGGTATCGGTGGGTGCTTTGTTCATGGCAGGATATATACCTGGTATAATGGTTGGAATATCACAGATGATAGTGGCTTATTTCATTTCAAAGAAGAGAAATTATCCAAAAGCTGGTAAGGTTGGATTCAAAGAGGCATTGATAATAACAAGAGATTCCATACTCGGTTTGTTTGTTGCCCTTATAATCATATTTGGTATAGCATTTGGTGTTTTCACAGCAACAGAAGCATCAGTCATAGCGGCAGTTTATGCTCTGATAATCACCACATTCGTGTACAAAACTATGAATCTCAAAAAAATCTTGGAGACTTTTAAAAACACAACTATCATTGTTGCGATGGTAATGTTTGTGATTGCAAGTTCGTCTGCTTTTGGATACTTACTCGCTTATCTTAAGATTCCAGCCCTGGTTGCGGGAGGTTTGCTATCTGTAACAACAAACAAGTATCTTTTAATGCTAATGATTAACCTAATTCTATTGTTTCTTGGAATGATCATGGATATGGCTCCGCTCATCTTGATAACAACTCCAATCTTTTTACCAATTGTTATCTCATTGGGTTGGTCACCAATTCAATTTGGCATCATAATGATGATCAATTTGGGTATTGGTTTGTGCACACCACCGGTTGGTACCACACTGTTTGTCGGTTGCGCCATTGGTAAATGCAGTATCGAAAAGGTGACGAGGGCTTCCGTACCATTTTACATAGCGATGATTATCGTTTTGCTACTCGTCACTTACGTACCATGGTTCACCATGTTCCTTGGATCAAGATTTTTAAGGTAG